Proteins encoded by one window of Chromobacterium violaceum ATCC 12472:
- a CDS encoding S1/P1 nuclease: MKKALALLLSAAFAASSGQALAWGQEGHRITGYIAQQLLSSKAKAEVKKLIPNADFAQLALYMDQHKQELKQTLPGSDQWHYNDEPVCSGVTEDECPDGNCAANQIDRYRKVLADRGAAKADRAQALTFLIHMVGDIHQPLHAADNLDRGGNDFKVQLPGSSKISNLHSVWDTALVQQELNGADEKSWAAADLQRYQRNVSGWQGGGVMDWVHESNQYARADVYGPLAGFSCGASPSTPVYLDNTYLRAGGLLVDQQLAKAGARIAAVINQALN; this comes from the coding sequence ATGAAGAAGGCACTCGCATTGCTGTTGTCCGCCGCTTTCGCCGCCAGCAGCGGCCAGGCGCTGGCCTGGGGCCAGGAAGGCCACCGCATCACCGGCTACATCGCCCAGCAGTTGCTGAGCAGCAAGGCCAAGGCCGAGGTGAAGAAGCTGATCCCCAACGCCGATTTCGCCCAGCTGGCGCTGTACATGGACCAGCACAAGCAGGAACTGAAGCAGACGCTGCCGGGCTCCGACCAGTGGCACTACAACGACGAGCCGGTCTGTTCCGGCGTGACGGAGGACGAGTGCCCGGACGGCAATTGCGCGGCCAACCAGATCGATCGCTACCGCAAGGTGCTGGCCGACCGCGGCGCCGCCAAGGCCGATCGCGCCCAGGCGCTAACCTTCTTGATCCACATGGTGGGCGACATCCACCAGCCGCTGCACGCGGCCGACAACCTGGATCGCGGCGGCAACGACTTCAAGGTGCAGCTGCCGGGCAGCAGCAAGATCAGCAACCTGCATTCGGTGTGGGATACCGCGCTGGTGCAGCAGGAGCTGAACGGCGCCGACGAAAAGAGCTGGGCCGCCGCCGATCTGCAGCGCTACCAGCGCAACGTCTCCGGCTGGCAGGGCGGCGGCGTGATGGACTGGGTGCATGAGTCCAACCAGTACGCGCGCGCCGACGTCTACGGCCCGCTGGCCGGCTTCAGCTGCGGCGCGTCGCCGTCCACGCCGGTTTACCTGGACAACACCTATCTGCGCGCAGGCGGCCTGCTGGTCGACCAGCAGCTGGCCAAGGCCGGCGCCCGCATCGCCGCCGTGATCAACCAGGCATTGAACTAA
- the pdxH gene encoding pyridoxamine 5'-phosphate oxidase, with amino-acid sequence MSLNLADIRLEYSKKELSPEDCLPDAVAQFEIWLNEAIAAQVPEPTAMNLAAIGADGRPSSRIVLLKGVEDGQLLFYTNYQSRKGQALEANPYVALNFFWPELERQVRIEGKAARVAPEVSDAYFASRPYTSRLGAWASEQSREIASKATLVTRAAMFGARYPINVPRPPHWGGFAVVPDRVEFWQGRPSRLHDRVLYTLQPDGGWSRSRLAP; translated from the coding sequence ATGTCGCTGAACCTTGCCGATATCCGTCTGGAATACTCGAAAAAAGAATTGTCGCCGGAGGATTGCCTGCCTGACGCGGTGGCGCAGTTCGAAATCTGGCTGAACGAGGCGATCGCCGCCCAGGTGCCGGAGCCGACGGCGATGAACCTCGCCGCGATCGGCGCCGATGGCCGGCCCTCGTCGCGCATCGTGCTGCTCAAGGGCGTGGAGGACGGCCAGCTGCTGTTCTACACCAACTATCAGAGCCGCAAGGGCCAGGCGCTGGAGGCCAATCCCTATGTCGCCCTGAATTTCTTCTGGCCCGAGCTGGAGCGGCAGGTGCGAATCGAGGGCAAGGCCGCGCGCGTGGCGCCGGAGGTGTCCGACGCCTACTTCGCCAGCCGGCCGTATACCAGCCGGCTGGGCGCCTGGGCCAGCGAGCAGAGCCGCGAGATCGCTTCCAAGGCGACGCTGGTGACCCGCGCGGCGATGTTCGGCGCCCGCTACCCGATCAACGTGCCGCGTCCGCCGCATTGGGGCGGCTTCGCGGTCGTGCCGGACCGGGTCGAGTTCTGGCAGGGGCGCCCCAGCCGGCTGCACGACCGCGTGCTGTACACCTTGCAGCCGGACGGCGGCTGGAGCCGTTCCCGGCTCGCGCCGTAA
- a CDS encoding LysR family transcriptional regulator, whose amino-acid sequence MMELDELRIFQAVLQEDGITRAAQRLHRVQSNVTTRLRQLEDKLGVALFLREGKRLIPTAAAWKLNDYAERLLDLAEEARLAMADAAPSGRLRLGAMESTAAARLAPVLADYHARYPAVRLELQTGESRGLTAAVLDGRLDAALVSGPLDDVRLDQTVVAVEEIMLVAAATLGRPSLEVLADTTLLAFGSGCSYRQRLEQWLQRQGVQPRRVVELSSYHAMLSCVACGMGLALLPQALLDTMPQMAAQVSAHALPDDLARAPTLLIRRRQSRQPALKALEEMLLARAWHGGDNRQDAIDV is encoded by the coding sequence ATGATGGAGCTGGACGAGCTGAGAATCTTCCAGGCGGTGCTGCAGGAAGACGGCATCACCCGCGCCGCGCAGCGCCTGCACCGGGTGCAATCCAACGTCACCACCCGCTTGCGCCAGCTGGAGGACAAGCTGGGCGTGGCGCTGTTCCTGCGCGAGGGCAAGCGGCTGATTCCCACCGCCGCCGCCTGGAAGCTCAACGATTACGCCGAGCGGCTGCTGGACCTGGCCGAAGAGGCCAGGCTGGCGATGGCGGACGCGGCGCCCAGCGGGCGGCTGCGGCTGGGGGCGATGGAGAGCACGGCCGCGGCCAGGCTGGCGCCGGTGCTGGCCGATTACCACGCGCGCTACCCGGCGGTGCGGCTGGAGCTGCAGACCGGGGAGTCGCGCGGGCTGACCGCGGCGGTGCTGGACGGCCGGCTGGACGCGGCGCTGGTCAGCGGGCCGCTGGACGACGTCAGGCTGGACCAGACCGTGGTGGCGGTGGAGGAGATCATGCTGGTGGCCGCCGCCACGCTGGGGCGGCCGTCGCTGGAGGTGCTGGCCGACACCACGCTGCTGGCCTTCGGCAGCGGCTGCTCCTACCGCCAGCGGCTGGAGCAATGGCTGCAGCGCCAGGGCGTGCAGCCGCGGCGCGTCGTCGAGCTGAGCTCCTACCACGCGATGCTCAGCTGCGTGGCCTGCGGCATGGGCCTGGCGCTGCTGCCGCAGGCCTTGCTGGACACCATGCCGCAGATGGCGGCCCAGGTGTCGGCGCACGCCTTGCCGGATGACCTGGCCCGCGCGCCGACGCTGCTGATCCGGCGCCGGCAGTCGCGCCAGCCGGCCCTGAAGGCGCTGGAGGAGATGCTGCTGGCGCGCGCTTGGCATGGAGGAGACAACCGGCAGGATGCGATAGATGTTTGA